The Fusobacterium simiae genome window below encodes:
- a CDS encoding ABC transporter permease: MAKNIKFYFAIFLLFFWIILAIIAPIVAPYDPQYVDLSLKLVSPNRTYLLGTDALGRDILSRIIYGARLSISISLSIQLILLLISVPIGLFVGWKQGKEESFFDWLTMIFSTFPSFLLAMVFVGMLGAGISNMIISVVAVEWIYYARILKNSVISQKQNEYVKYAILKGMPSIYILKKHIFPFVYGPILTVSLMNIGNIILMISSFSFLGIGVQPNISEWGNMIHDSRTFFRNHPNLMLYPGIMILLAVGSFRFIASQIEEKFRGIK; the protein is encoded by the coding sequence ATGGCTAAAAATATAAAATTTTATTTTGCTATATTTTTATTATTTTTTTGGATAATATTAGCAATAATAGCTCCAATAGTAGCTCCATACGATCCACAGTATGTAGATTTATCTTTAAAATTAGTTTCTCCAAATAGAACATATCTTTTAGGAACTGATGCATTAGGTAGGGATATTTTGTCAAGAATAATCTATGGAGCTAGACTTTCTATTTCAATATCACTTAGTATACAGCTTATACTGTTATTAATAAGTGTTCCAATAGGGCTTTTTGTTGGTTGGAAACAAGGAAAAGAAGAAAGTTTTTTTGATTGGCTAACTATGATATTTTCTACATTTCCAAGTTTTTTATTGGCTATGGTGTTTGTTGGAATGTTAGGTGCAGGAATAAGTAATATGATAATTTCTGTTGTTGCAGTTGAATGGATTTATTATGCTAGAATTTTAAAAAATTCAGTTATATCACAAAAACAAAATGAATATGTAAAGTATGCTATTCTAAAAGGAATGCCAAGTATATACATTCTAAAAAAACATATATTTCCATTTGTGTATGGACCTATATTAACGGTTAGTTTGATGAATATAGGAAATATTATTTTAATGATTTCTTCTTTTTCATTTTTAGGTATAGGAGTACAACCTAATATATCAGAATGGGGAAATATGATACATGACAGTAGAACATTTTTTAGAAATCATCCCAACCTTATGTTATATCCTGGGATAATGATACTATTAGCTGTGGGTTCATTTCGTTTCATAGCTTCACAAATTGAAGAAAAATTTAGAGGTATAAAATGA
- the ribE gene encoding riboflavin synthase, translating into MFTGLVEEKGSVISLNNGDKSIKLKIKANKVLENVKLGDSIATNGVCLTVTEFSKDYFVADCMFETISRSNLKRLKAGDEVNLEKSITLSTPLGGHLVTGDVDCEGEIVSVTQEGIAKIYEIKISRKYMRYIVEKGRVTIDGASLTVISLTDDTFSVSLIPHTQEKIVLGSKKVGDIVNIETDLVGKYIERFVYFDKLEKKENKKSKISREFLLENGF; encoded by the coding sequence ATGTTTACAGGTTTAGTAGAAGAAAAAGGTAGTGTTATTTCCTTAAATAATGGAGATAAATCTATCAAATTAAAAATAAAAGCAAATAAAGTCCTAGAAAATGTTAAACTTGGAGATAGTATTGCAACCAATGGTGTATGCCTAACAGTTACTGAATTTTCAAAAGATTATTTTGTTGCAGATTGTATGTTTGAAACTATTTCTAGGTCTAATCTGAAAAGATTAAAAGCAGGAGATGAAGTGAATTTAGAAAAATCTATCACTCTTTCAACCCCACTTGGGGGACATTTAGTTACAGGTGATGTGGACTGTGAAGGTGAGATTGTTTCTGTCACACAAGAAGGAATTGCTAAGATTTATGAAATAAAAATTAGCAGAAAATATATGAGATACATTGTTGAAAAAGGGAGAGTTACTATTGATGGGGCTAGTCTCACAGTTATTTCTTTAACAGATGATACTTTCTCTGTTTCATTGATACCTCATACACAAGAAAAAATTGTATTAGGAAGTAAAAAAGTTGGGGACATTGTAAATATTGAAACTGACTTAGTTGGAAAATATATTGAGAGATTTGTCTATTTTGACAAACTTGAAAAAAAAGAAAATAAAAAAAGTAAAATTTCAAGAGAATTTTTACTTGAAAATGGTTTTTAG
- the nikA gene encoding nickel ABC transporter substrate-binding protein, with protein sequence MKKIFKTFLMLIFSLLFIVACGEKTKEETKGENTEKKTLTISWNQDVGFLNPHAYLPDQFITQGMVYEGLVNYGENGEILPSLAESWDISEDGKTYTFHLRKGVKFSDGSDFNATNVEKNFNSIFSNKERHSWFGLTNHIKSYRAVDENTFELVLDEPYTPTLYDLAMIRPIRFLADAGFPDDGDTYKGIKASIGTGPWILKEHKKDEYAIFEKNPNYWGEKPILDEVVIKIIPDAETRALQFEAGELDMIYGNGLISYDTFKSYQEDSKYKTAVSEPMSTRLLMFNTTTGPLSDINLRYALTYATDKKAISEGILDGIEKPADTIFAPNMPHSKQDLKPFEYDLDKAKEYIEKAGYKMGKEYLEKDGKVLTLVFPYIATKTLDKQIAEYIQGQWKKIGVNVEIKALEEKNFWEETDDLKYNVMLNYSWGAPWDPHAYINAMATVAENGNPDYEAQLGLPMKKELDAKIHQVLVESNPQKVEELYKEILTTLHEQAVYVPLTYQSIIAVYRDNLTGVRFMPQEYELPLMYIDKK encoded by the coding sequence ATGAAAAAAATATTTAAAACATTTTTAATGCTGATATTTTCTTTACTATTTATAGTTGCTTGTGGAGAAAAAACTAAAGAGGAAACAAAAGGGGAGAATACAGAAAAGAAAACTCTAACAATATCATGGAATCAAGATGTTGGTTTTTTAAATCCACATGCTTATTTGCCAGATCAATTTATCACACAAGGTATGGTTTATGAAGGACTTGTAAATTATGGAGAAAATGGAGAAATTTTACCATCGCTTGCAGAAAGTTGGGATATTTCAGAAGATGGAAAAACTTATACATTTCATTTAAGAAAGGGAGTAAAATTTTCAGATGGTAGTGATTTTAATGCTACTAATGTAGAAAAAAATTTTAATTCTATTTTTTCAAATAAAGAAAGACATTCTTGGTTTGGATTAACTAATCATATTAAATCATACAGAGCAGTTGATGAAAATACTTTTGAATTAGTTTTAGATGAACCATATACACCAACTTTATATGATTTAGCAATGATAAGACCAATTCGTTTTTTAGCTGATGCAGGTTTTCCAGATGATGGAGATACATACAAAGGTATAAAGGCTTCAATAGGTACAGGACCATGGATATTAAAAGAACACAAAAAAGATGAATATGCGATTTTTGAAAAAAATCCTAATTATTGGGGAGAAAAACCAATACTTGATGAAGTAGTAATAAAAATAATTCCAGATGCTGAAACAAGAGCTTTACAATTTGAAGCTGGGGAACTTGATATGATCTATGGAAATGGATTAATAAGTTATGATACTTTTAAATCTTATCAAGAAGATTCAAAATATAAGACAGCTGTATCTGAACCTATGTCAACAAGATTACTTATGTTTAATACAACAACAGGACCATTAAGTGATATTAATTTAAGATATGCTTTAACTTATGCAACTGACAAGAAAGCGATATCTGAAGGAATATTAGATGGAATAGAAAAACCAGCAGATACAATATTTGCCCCAAATATGCCACATTCAAAACAAGATTTAAAACCTTTTGAATATGATTTAGATAAGGCAAAAGAGTATATAGAAAAAGCAGGTTATAAAATGGGAAAAGAATATTTAGAAAAAGATGGAAAAGTATTAACTTTGGTATTCCCATATATAGCAACAAAAACTTTAGATAAACAAATTGCTGAATATATTCAAGGGCAATGGAAAAAAATAGGAGTTAATGTAGAAATAAAAGCATTGGAAGAAAAGAATTTCTGGGAAGAAACAGATGATTTAAAATACAATGTAATGTTAAATTATTCTTGGGGAGCACCTTGGGATCCACATGCTTACATAAATGCTATGGCAACTGTTGCTGAAAATGGAAACCCTGATTACGAAGCTCAACTTGGTTTACCAATGAAAAAAGAATTAGATGCAAAAATTCATCAAGTTTTAGTTGAATCTAATCCTCAAAAAGTAGAAGAACTTTATAAAGAAATTTTAACAACATTACATGAACAAGCTGTTTATGTGCCTTTAACTTATCAATCTATAATAGCAGTTTATAGAGATAATCTAACAGGAGTTAGATTTATGCCTCAAGAATATGAATTGCCTTTAATGTATATAGATAAAAAATAA
- the ribH gene encoding 6,7-dimethyl-8-ribityllumazine synthase codes for MKVFEGKFNGKGTKIAIVAARFNEFITSKLIGGAEDILRRHDVQDDDINLFWVPGAFEIPLIAKKLAQSKKYDAVITLGAVIKGSTPHFDYVCAEVSKGVAHVSLESEVPVIFGVLTTNSIEEAIERAGTKAGNKGSDAAMTAIEMINLIKGI; via the coding sequence ATGAAAGTATTTGAAGGAAAGTTTAATGGAAAAGGAACAAAAATTGCAATAGTTGCAGCTAGATTTAATGAATTTATTACATCTAAATTAATAGGTGGAGCAGAAGATATTTTAAGAAGACATGATGTTCAAGATGATGATATAAATTTATTTTGGGTACCAGGAGCATTTGAAATACCTTTAATAGCTAAAAAATTAGCACAATCTAAAAAATATGATGCTGTTATTACATTAGGAGCAGTTATAAAAGGTTCTACACCTCACTTTGATTATGTGTGTGCAGAAGTTTCAAAAGGTGTTGCTCATGTTAGTTTAGAAAGTGAAGTCCCTGTAATATTCGGAGTTTTAACAACTAATTCAATAGAAGAAGCTATTGAAAGAGCAGGAACAAAAGCAGGTAACAAAGGTTCTGATGCTGCTATGACTGCTATTGAAATGATAAACTTAATAAAAGGAATCTAA
- a CDS encoding bifunctional 3,4-dihydroxy-2-butanone-4-phosphate synthase/GTP cyclohydrolase II produces MIYKIEDVLEDIKNGIPLIIVDDENRENEGDIFVAAEKATYESVNFMAKNARGLTCVPMSSENAIRLGLDPMAARNTDAKCTAFTVSVDAKEGTTTGISIADRLTTIKKLADINSVPSDFTRPGHIFPLIAKDKGVLEREGHTEATVDLCKICGLAPVSVICEILKDDGTMARMDDLEIFAKEHNLKIITIADLIKYRKKTEQLMKIDVVANMPTDSGTFKIVGFDNPIDGKEHIALVKGDVKGKENVTVRIHSECFTGDILGSLRCDCGSQLKTAMRRIDRLGEGIILYLRQEGRGIGLLNKLRAYNLQEEGMDTLDANLHLGFGADMRDYAIAAQMLKALGVKSVKLLTNNPLKINGLEEYGIPVTAREEIEIEANKINKIYLKTKKERMGHLLKIK; encoded by the coding sequence ATGATTTACAAAATTGAGGATGTATTAGAAGATATTAAGAATGGTATTCCTCTAATAATAGTAGATGATGAAAATAGAGAAAATGAAGGAGATATTTTTGTAGCTGCTGAAAAAGCAACTTATGAAAGTGTCAATTTTATGGCAAAGAATGCAAGAGGTTTAACTTGTGTACCTATGTCGTCAGAAAATGCTATCAGATTAGGTTTAGACCCTATGGCTGCAAGAAACACTGATGCAAAATGTACCGCTTTTACTGTTTCAGTTGATGCAAAAGAAGGAACTACAACTGGAATTTCAATAGCTGATAGACTTACAACTATAAAAAAATTAGCAGATATAAATTCTGTGCCTTCTGATTTCACAAGACCTGGGCATATTTTCCCATTGATTGCAAAAGATAAAGGAGTATTAGAAAGAGAAGGACATACTGAAGCAACTGTTGACCTATGTAAAATTTGTGGACTTGCACCTGTATCTGTTATCTGTGAAATCTTAAAAGATGATGGTACTATGGCAAGAATGGATGATTTAGAAATTTTTGCTAAAGAGCATAATTTAAAAATTATTACAATAGCTGATTTGATAAAGTATAGAAAAAAGACTGAACAACTTATGAAAATTGATGTTGTTGCCAATATGCCAACTGACAGTGGTACATTTAAAATTGTAGGTTTTGATAACCCTATTGATGGTAAAGAACATATTGCTCTTGTCAAAGGTGATGTCAAAGGTAAAGAAAATGTTACAGTCAGAATACATTCTGAATGTTTTACAGGAGATATTTTAGGTTCTTTAAGATGTGATTGTGGTTCTCAACTTAAAACTGCAATGAGAAGAATTGATAGACTTGGGGAAGGAATTATTCTTTATTTAAGACAAGAAGGTAGAGGTATAGGACTTTTAAATAAATTAAGAGCTTATAATCTTCAAGAAGAAGGTATGGATACTTTAGATGCAAATTTACATCTTGGTTTTGGTGCTGATATGAGAGATTATGCTATTGCTGCTCAAATGTTAAAAGCATTAGGTGTAAAATCTGTAAAACTTTTAACAAATAATCCTTTAAAAATAAATGGACTTGAAGAATATGGAATACCTGTTACAGCTAGAGAAGAAATTGAAATTGAAGCCAATAAAATTAATAAAATATATTTAAAAACTAAAAAAGAAAGAATGGGACATCTTTTAAAAATTAAATAA
- the ribD gene encoding bifunctional diaminohydroxyphosphoribosylaminopyrimidine deaminase/5-amino-6-(5-phosphoribosylamino)uracil reductase RibD has translation MNKNLDEKYMARAIELAKKGIGAVNPNPLVGAVVVKDNRIIGEGWHKKFGGPHAEVWALNKAGENAKGATIYVTLEPCSHQGKTPPCAKRIVESGIKRCVIANFDSNPLVSGKGIEILKNAGIEVEVGVLEKEAKDINKVFFKYIENKVPYLFLKCGITLDGKIATRSGKSKWITNEITREKVQFLRTKFMAIMVGINTVLKDNPSLDSRLDEKKFGIEKRNPFRVVIDPNLESPIGAKFLNFNDGKAIIVTSTDNKNFEKIKEYKDLGTRFIFLEGKIFKIGDILKELGKLEIDSVLLEGGSGLISTAFKENIIDAGEIFIAPKIIGDNSAISFINGFNFDSMEDVFKLSNPKFNIYGDNVSLEFENL, from the coding sequence ATGAATAAAAATTTAGATGAAAAATATATGGCAAGGGCTATTGAACTTGCTAAAAAAGGGATAGGTGCTGTAAATCCTAATCCTCTTGTTGGGGCAGTTGTAGTTAAAGATAATAGAATTATTGGTGAAGGTTGGCATAAAAAATTTGGTGGTCCTCATGCAGAAGTTTGGGCTTTAAATAAAGCTGGAGAAAATGCAAAAGGAGCGACTATTTATGTAACCTTAGAGCCTTGTTCTCATCAAGGAAAAACTCCTCCTTGTGCTAAAAGAATTGTAGAATCTGGTATTAAAAGATGTGTTATAGCAAATTTTGATTCTAATCCTTTGGTTTCAGGTAAGGGAATAGAAATTCTTAAAAATGCAGGAATAGAAGTTGAAGTTGGAGTTTTAGAAAAAGAAGCTAAAGATATTAATAAAGTATTTTTTAAATATATAGAAAATAAGGTTCCTTATTTATTTTTAAAATGTGGAATTACTCTTGATGGAAAAATAGCAACAAGAAGTGGAAAATCTAAATGGATAACCAATGAAATAACAAGAGAAAAAGTACAATTTTTAAGAACTAAATTTATGGCAATTATGGTGGGAATAAATACTGTTTTAAAAGATAATCCTAGTTTAGATTCAAGACTTGATGAAAAAAAATTTGGAATAGAAAAAAGAAATCCTTTTAGAGTTGTTATAGACCCTAATCTTGAAAGTCCAATAGGAGCTAAATTTTTAAATTTTAATGATGGTAAAGCTATTATTGTTACATCAACTGATAATAAAAATTTTGAAAAGATTAAAGAATATAAAGATTTAGGAACTAGATTTATTTTTCTTGAAGGAAAAATATTTAAAATTGGAGATATCTTAAAAGAATTAGGAAAATTAGAGATTGATTCTGTTCTTTTAGAGGGAGGAAGTGGACTTATTTCAACTGCTTTCAAAGAAAATATAATTGATGCAGGAGAAATTTTTATTGCACCAAAGATTATTGGAGATAATTCAGCCATTTCTTTTATAAATGGCTTTAACTTTGATAGTATGGAAGATGTGTTTAAACTTTCTAATCCTAAATTTAATATCTATGGAGATAATGTATCTCTAGAATTTGAGAACTTATAG
- a CDS encoding ABC transporter permease: protein MKKKIFDIISALLVISILAFIFIQLSPGDPAENYLRASHLPITDELLKQKREELGLNSPLVVQYLKWLKNVLLGNFGYSFLRKEPAIYLTLKSLYATFQLTIFSTFLIILISLPIGILSAVKTGTWIDKIIISITTIFVSMPVFWLGFSLILLFSVKLNWLPVSGRGGFLNFVLPSITLSVPFIGQYIEFIKKSILENIQNNLLENAMLRGLKKKYIIFNYLLKGAWIPILSGFSFTFVSILTGSILVEEIFSWPGIGFLFTKAIQAGDVPLIQACIMVFGVLFIIATHFMNSILKYLDPRIKGGKNNG, encoded by the coding sequence ATGAAAAAAAAGATTTTTGATATTATTTCTGCATTACTTGTAATATCAATACTTGCTTTTATATTTATCCAACTTTCACCAGGAGACCCCGCAGAAAATTATCTGCGGGCTTCTCATCTTCCTATAACAGATGAATTATTGAAACAAAAAAGAGAAGAATTAGGACTTAATTCTCCATTGGTAGTTCAATATTTAAAATGGTTGAAAAATGTTTTATTAGGAAATTTTGGATATTCATTTTTAAGAAAAGAACCCGCTATTTATTTAACTCTAAAATCATTGTATGCAACTTTCCAATTAACAATATTTTCAACCTTTCTAATAATATTAATTTCTTTGCCAATAGGAATTTTATCAGCTGTAAAAACTGGAACTTGGATAGATAAAATAATTATTAGCATTACAACAATATTTGTTTCAATGCCTGTTTTTTGGTTAGGCTTTTCACTGATATTGTTATTTTCAGTAAAATTAAATTGGTTACCAGTTTCAGGAAGAGGAGGGTTTTTAAATTTTGTCCTTCCTAGTATAACATTATCTGTCCCTTTTATTGGGCAGTATATAGAATTTATTAAAAAAAGCATATTAGAAAATATACAAAATAATTTATTAGAAAATGCAATGTTAAGAGGATTGAAAAAAAAATATATAATATTTAATTATCTTTTAAAAGGAGCTTGGATACCTATTTTAAGTGGATTTTCTTTTACTTTTGTATCTATACTTACAGGTTCTATTCTTGTTGAAGAAATATTTTCTTGGCCAGGTATAGGTTTTCTTTTTACAAAAGCAATTCAAGCAGGAGATGTTCCTTTAATACAAGCCTGTATTATGGTTTTTGGTGTGTTATTTATAATAGCAACACATTTTATGAATAGTATCTTAAAATATTTAGATCCAAGGATTAAAGGTGGAAAAAATAATGGCTAA